One stretch of Lacrimispora sphenoides DNA includes these proteins:
- a CDS encoding B12-binding domain-containing radical SAM protein, which produces MKFLLVALNAKYIHSNPAIYSLKAYAKAHVREPELEDGRFQIETFEYTINNQPDEILKDIFLRKPDAIGFSCYIWNFSYVLELIRDLPKVLPHVEIWLGGPEVSYDAPEILCREQSVYGVMMGEGEETFSEVVRCYLERFRGNFNGRNSSFQAIDGTAVRDEEGNVTMNPRKTAVDMNSIPFFYKDLKNFENRIIYYESSRGCPFSCSYCLSSLDKSVRLRDSSLVLKELNVFLENRIPQVKFVDRTFNCSRKHTMEIWRHIIEHDNGVTNFHFEISADLLNEEELELMSRMRPGLIQLEIGVQSTNRSTIKEIRRTMDLKRLKERVDKINSFGNIHQHLDLIAGLPGEDYQSFRNSFNEVYEMKPEQLQLGFLKVLKGSYLWEKAGEYGVKFKEKAPYEVLSTKWIDYGGVLKLKALEEMLEVYGNSGQFRTTLDELLKEFETPFDMFETLAEYYDKQGYLKISHNRMARYEILEGFLYSLVPEKRSLYRDLLVYDLYLRENLKSRPVFATDQEPYKDQVRAFFEAEAAAFRYLKEGYDGYEARQLIKMAHVEVFRDGRAVLFDYKKRDVLSHNAAAYEIGVWRK; this is translated from the coding sequence ATGAAATTTTTGCTGGTGGCGCTTAACGCTAAATATATCCATTCCAATCCCGCTATTTACAGCTTAAAGGCCTATGCGAAAGCCCATGTAAGAGAACCGGAACTGGAGGATGGAAGGTTTCAGATTGAAACTTTTGAATACACCATTAACAATCAGCCCGATGAAATCTTAAAGGATATTTTCTTAAGGAAACCGGATGCCATTGGGTTTTCCTGTTACATCTGGAACTTTTCCTATGTATTAGAGCTGATCCGGGACCTTCCGAAAGTTCTCCCTCATGTGGAGATCTGGCTGGGAGGTCCCGAGGTGTCTTATGACGCCCCTGAAATCCTTTGCCGGGAGCAATCTGTTTATGGGGTCATGATGGGTGAAGGAGAGGAAACCTTTTCTGAAGTGGTGCGATGCTATCTGGAGCGGTTCAGGGGAAACTTTAATGGCAGGAATTCTTCTTTTCAGGCGATAGACGGTACCGCCGTAAGAGATGAGGAAGGAAATGTGACAATGAATCCGCGAAAGACAGCGGTGGACATGAACTCTATTCCCTTCTTCTATAAAGATCTAAAGAATTTTGAGAACCGTATCATTTACTATGAAAGCAGCCGTGGCTGTCCTTTTTCCTGCAGCTACTGCCTCTCTTCTCTGGATAAGTCCGTGAGGCTTCGCGATAGTTCCCTGGTTTTAAAGGAGCTTAATGTGTTCCTTGAAAACCGAATTCCCCAGGTGAAATTTGTGGACAGGACCTTTAACTGCAGCAGAAAGCATACCATGGAGATCTGGCGCCATATCATAGAACATGATAACGGGGTGACCAATTTTCATTTTGAGATATCCGCGGATCTTTTAAATGAGGAGGAACTTGAGCTTATGTCCCGCATGAGGCCGGGACTGATCCAGCTTGAGATCGGAGTCCAGAGCACCAACCGGTCAACCATTAAGGAAATCCGCAGGACTATGGATTTGAAGCGATTAAAGGAAAGGGTTGACAAAATCAACAGCTTTGGAAATATCCATCAGCATCTTGACCTGATCGCCGGACTTCCGGGAGAAGATTACCAAAGCTTTCGTAATTCCTTTAATGAGGTATATGAGATGAAGCCGGAACAGCTTCAGCTTGGATTTTTAAAGGTATTAAAAGGTTCTTATCTGTGGGAGAAGGCAGGGGAATACGGGGTTAAGTTTAAGGAGAAGGCACCATACGAGGTGCTGTCAACCAAATGGATCGACTACGGCGGGGTTCTGAAGCTGAAAGCTTTGGAGGAAATGCTGGAGGTCTACGGAAACAGCGGACAGTTCCGGACGACCTTAGATGAACTTCTTAAAGAGTTTGAAACGCCTTTTGATATGTTTGAGACTCTGGCTGAATATTATGATAAGCAGGGGTACTTAAAAATCAGCCATAACCGAATGGCCCGGTATGAGATCCTGGAAGGGTTCCTATACAGCCTGGTGCCGGAAAAACGTTCCCTGTACCGGGATCTTCTGGTGTATGATCTTTACCTGAGGGAAAATTTAAAGAGCCGGCCTGTTTTTGCGACAGACCAGGAACCATATAAGGACCAGGTAAGGGCATTTTTTGAGGCAGAGGCAGCAGCTTTCCGGTATTTGAAGGAAGGTTACGATGGTTATGAGGCCAGACAGCTCATTAAGATGGCTCATGTGGAGGTATTCCGGGACGGAAGGGCAGTTCTTTTTGATTACAAAAAACGGGATGTCCTGTCTCATAATGCAGCTGCTTATGAAATCGGTGTATGGAGGAAATAA